In the genome of Candidatus Poribacteria bacterium, the window TAACAACTGGATTCCTTTCGTTTGGAGAATCTCACATGACTGATTGCATTGCCGATGGTGGCTTCAGCGCTGCGCCAATCTATGTGACCGACCTAGAACGCTGCCAACCCGCAGACCGACTCTCTTCCGGCGGCGGAGTCCACCGCTGGCAAGCCATTCCCTATGAGGCTGAAGGTTTCTCCGGCGTCATGCTAAAGGCGGGTCCAGAAACTCGTGCGCCGGAGGTTCGCTACCCATTAAGCATGACCGGCTGGCACGCAATCTCTATTGGAATACACCCAACCAGCGAGGAGGGACTTCCTCAAGCACTCGTCAAGTTAAGCGGCGACGACACCTATTCCGTGCTTACGTGGGACACCGGCGGTCATCACCTACGGCGCAAGCAGCTCCAAGAGATTTTCTGGAAGGTCGCTGACCTGAACGAACAAGCGGTTGACTTCTGCCAACTGATGCGCCGTATTGATCCGGGTGACGGCTTCGGTTCGGTGCAATGCGGCGGTGTACGCATCGCCTACATCAAACTCGTTCCACTTACACCGACCGAAGTTGAGACACTACACGTCGAACAAGGGGGCGGTGCACACCGACGTCTGTTTGCGCATAACGACTCACACGGGCCTCACTTCCTCTATCGTCCTACCTCCGCTGAAGAATTACGCCGTGAGATTGAGGTGTATCGAGACACCGACTTTTCACGCATGTATTGGGAGAGCGGAAGCGGTGATGTCCTGCATTATCCCACCAAAATTGGACGTACGCCCGATATTCCTAATATCACAGAGTTTGCGCGGGTCGGCGACCGACTGGTAGCGGAAAGCTGGCGCAGCTATCTCAAGGCAGGACTTGACCCCTTCGCAATAGCGCTCGAACACACACACGCTATCGGTCTTGAGTTTCACGCAGCCTATCGGCTGGCGGGGTGGACCTACCCACCGCCGCTCGACCACAATTTCCGAGGAGGGTATTACCAGAACCATCCAGAGCTACACTGTGTTGACCGAGATGGAAAGCGCTTGCCGCGACTCTCCTACGCCTTTCGTGAGATACAGGACTACTGTCTTGCACTGCTACGCGAAATGGCTGAATACCCGATCGATGGAATTTGCCTGCTCTTCAACCGACGACCACCCTACATCGCATACGAAACACCGTTACTTGAGGCTTTTGCAGCCACTCACGGCAGTGACCCGCGAGAACTTGCCGAGACAGATCCAACGTGGCTTGAGTTTTGCGCAGGAGTCATGACAGACTTCATGCGTCGTGTGCGCGAGGAGATGGATGCTATTTCTCATGAACAAGGACGGGGGCGGAGGATTGAGGTATCCGCGTGTGTGTTGGGCTTGGAGGAGGAGAATCGATACTTTGGTCTTGATGTCGCTGCTTGGGCGAAGGAAGGATTGATCGATGTCCTGATTCCGTACAGTCCAGCGCCACTCGCAATGCCAACCGAAGAGGACATCTGGTCAAGTCCATCACAGCTTGAGCCTTTCACCCGTGCGACTCAGGGAACTTCATGCGTACTGGCACCGAATGTCATGCCCCGCCATCAGAGTCCCGAAGATTTTCGGCGCAACGCCTATATGCTCTACGGCGCAGGCGCAGATCGCCTCTTTTTCTGGGATAGCGCCGGTCCAGGTGGCAGAGCAAATTATCAGCCGATGTGGAACGCACTACGCCGTCTTGGGCATCGTGAAGAAATTGCGGAGTGGGTGCAGGCGGGGACACCCGCGCTTGGCGATTGGACGAAACCGCTGCTCGCTCTCGGTGATTGGGACATGACTGTGATTGCTCCAGGGTAGCTGAACGGTTCTACTTCTCGCTCCAGAGGAGCGATATGTTTATAGGATGTGTGCTAAATTTGCATAAATCTGTTCATCAGTTTATAGTAAACACGAGAAATAAGGAGACATTTACCAAGAACTCCGACCCGATCGAAGTTTCCGAAGTCCCCCTGACAAGNNNNNNNNNNNNNNNNNNNNNNNNNNNNNNNNNNNNNNNNNNNNNNNNNNNNNNNNNNNNNNNNNNNNNNNNNNNNNNNNNNNNNNNNNNNNNNNNNNNNNNNNNNNNNNNNNNNTATATTTCGTAGGGAACGGAGCTCTCCGTTCCATTTGTCTTAAATCACTGGGGTAATGCGTCCGAAGCCCATCAAAATTGGCTCAATTTTCAAATGTCAACACGCCCTAATGAACCGACAAAAAAAACAACGAGGCAACAGATGGTAACTTATGTCGGATTCGACTATTTCCCTTCGTCTTTGAACGCTGCATACAGATCCGCCACATCTGCCTCTGTAGCATCTCCATCGTGAGCCAAGATTCGTATTCCGAGATCTAGTTCATCGCCTCGATTCAGAATCCCCTTCTCTCTCATAAATGGATTCACCAGCATCGTCCCGTAGTCGAAACAGAACCATTCGATGCCAGTGGTGGAGGCGTGTGGAATCACAGTTATCCCTGCTTTTTGAGCACCCACCGCGGGCCCCGATATATCAACCCAGTCTGCAAGCTGGTTGCAGACCGCTTGCTGACCAACCCTGCCTTCCGAATCAATTAGTGTGCCGCCATTGGTGGGACGCAGCTCATCTGCCATCCGAATCGTAAAATAAGCGTGGCGCGTCGTGCCAATGGTGACATCCCAGTCAGTTGGTCTCAGCTGGGACCGGATATCTATGACGTTAGCAACTTCGCCCGGATAGATGTCGATGGTCCGCGTCTCCTCAGCCAATACCCGACGACCAATGTCCGCCGGTGCACCCCACTCTTCAGGACCTTGCCATTGAATACGCTGCACGACCCGGAGATGGTTCTCAGAAATTTCCTCGCTGTCAACCCCAACGACCCAAATTCTACCCGGGGCGCGCCCTTGGAAGATGTTGTTGACGTAAAAGTTATACGTTGCCTCCTCTACTAATGTAGAAATCGCTGGAGAGAGTGGCGGCAACTGAACAAAAAAGACATCAGCACTGACGGTGATGGAATTGTGGTGTGGGTGATCTACCGGGCTTTCAGACGTCAGGGATACACCCGCAGGGGAGTATACCGGGAACAGATAACACCGGTGAATGCCCTGAGTCAAATCGGTTATCGCGCGTCCCTTCCAACGAATCTTGACGCTTGTAAACCGGGGCGCAATTGACTTGGGTTCAGGGCGTTGATGTATATCGACGTGGAAATGCTCCATTTTTTCCCTCTCTATTTTTGGTTGAGTTTTCTTGCTCAACTGTGCATTATTTATTCAGGTGGAATTGCTACCGTTTGACCGGTCTTGGACGATTCAACCGCTGCATTGGTGATCCGAATCGAGTTCAAGTTATCTCGCCCGGAGACTTGCGGTTCGACACCTGCTGCAAGCGCACGTTGCATCTCGCCCATCGTACCGCCCCACGCATCGGGAAACCAGCTGCCGTGAATATGAAATATCTGCCGCCGGTCAGGATCCACTTTGAACGAGATGGTGAGTTCCGTCCGTCCATCTCGGAGAGGCCCATACCGGGCAATCGAAGCGGAGGCATCTGTGCCATCAATGTGCCACAAATACGGGCTATGGTGAAGCGCCGGCGCGATGTTATTGAAATGCAGTGTAGACATCAGGTCAGCCGGTTCATATTCGCAAAGGATTGAGTAAATCATCGGGTCCATCGCATACTGACCCGGAACACGGGTGGTTGTTGTTTTCACCCATCGCGGCGTCCGACCGGTAAAGTAGCGGGAGAGATCAACGTAATGAATCCCGTTATCTATGATAGTGAGATCGGGAGTCGTCAGCCACGTAGAATCGATGGTGTCTTGGCATTGGCGGTGGACGTGTAGGACACTGTATAGGTGACCGAGACAGCCACGGTCAATCAGTACCTTCATCGCGGTGTGATACGGTGCCCAACGTGCTTGCTGGTTGATCATCAGTGTGATACCGGCTGCCTCACATACCTCCACAATGCGTTCCGCTTCCGCTAGCGTCGGTGCTAGCGGCTTTTGAGAAAGAATGTGCTTACCGGCGGGTGCCAACTGCTCCACCGCTGCCAAGCGATCTTCCGGGCGCACTGCGAGATCAACAATATCGACATCACGCCGATCAATTATCGCTTCAATATTGGTCGTCCAGAAGGGGATACTGTATTCTTCGGCAACCGCTCGCGCTTTCTCCTCAATAACATCGCAAGCCGCAACGACGCGATATCCGAACTTATGATAGGCGGGCAGATGTGTGTTCCTGGCGATGTTCCCACAGCCAACGATGGCGATACCGTAGCGTTCTACAATCTCCTGTGGTGGGGCTGCCGGAAGGTAATCCTCTGGGTGTAGTTCAATCTGTTGCATAGCTAAGTCTCCGTGCGATTAAAAATTGTCCTTTTGGGCGAGATGTGCTAAAATCCCAAAGCGTATGGATAGCAGAATAGAGAAACCGAGTTTTTGACAAAAACTCGGTTTCTGGCGCTTGTGTGGTCTGTGGACACTGTTATATTTATAGATGGCGATTTGGCTATAATTAACGGGGCATATTCACGTCCCGCAGCTTTCCAAAAATGTGCGTGCTGCTTCCAGTGCCTCCTCTGGTGTACGGATCTGTCCCTCAAACTGGAGGTCTTCAACATGCCTCAAAATACGCCCAATTTTGGGGCCGGGCATCATCCC includes:
- a CDS encoding PmoA family protein is translated as MEHFHVDIHQRPEPKSIAPRFTSVKIRWKGRAITDLTQGIHRCYLFPVYSPAGVSLTSESPVDHPHHNSITVSADVFFVQLPPLSPAISTLVEEATYNFYVNNIFQGRAPGRIWVVGVDSEEISENHLRVVQRIQWQGPEEWGAPADIGRRVLAEETRTIDIYPGEVANVIDIRSQLRPTDWDVTIGTTRHAYFTIRMADELRPTNGGTLIDSEGRVGQQAVCNQLADWVDISGPAVGAQKAGITVIPHASTTGIEWFCFDYGTMLVNPFMREKGILNRGDELDLGIRILAHDGDATEADVADLYAAFKDEGK
- a CDS encoding Gfo/Idh/MocA family oxidoreductase is translated as MQQIELHPEDYLPAAPPQEIVERYGIAIVGCGNIARNTHLPAYHKFGYRVVAACDVIEEKARAVAEEYSIPFWTTNIEAIIDRRDVDIVDLAVRPEDRLAAVEQLAPAGKHILSQKPLAPTLAEAERIVEVCEAAGITLMINQQARWAPYHTAMKVLIDRGCLGHLYSVLHVHRQCQDTIDSTWLTTPDLTIIDNGIHYVDLSRYFTGRTPRWVKTTTTRVPGQYAMDPMIYSILCEYEPADLMSTLHFNNIAPALHHSPYLWHIDGTDASASIARYGPLRDGRTELTISFKVDPDRRQIFHIHGSWFPDAWGGTMGEMQRALAAGVEPQVSGRDNLNSIRITNAAVESSKTGQTVAIPPE